The DNA region AGAGGTGTTGGCGCAGGGTGGACGACTGCGTGAAGCGCTTGTGGCACAGCTCGCACTCGTAGGGCCGCTCGCCCGTGTGCGTCAGGCGGTGCCGCAGCAGGTTGGCCTGCGAGTTGAAGCTCTTGCCGCACTCCTGGCAGGCGAAGGGCCGCTCCCCGGTGTGCGTCAGCAGGTGGTTGCGGAcgtgggatttttttttgaaCATCTTCCCGCAGGTGGGACACTTGTGCCGGCGCTCCAGGCGGTGCACGAAGCGCTGGTGCCGCGCCAGCTGCGGCGCTTTGGAGAAGGCTTTGGCGCACATCAGGCAGCGGTAGGCGGGCGCCGGCGGctcggcggcggccggcggggcgtaAATCACggcgaggggaggcggcggcggcgcggggggctcgggcggcggcggcggcgcggcggggccgtgcGTGCGGCGGTGGTAGAGGAACTTGGTCATGTTGACGAAAGCCTTCCCGCAGGGGCAGCGGTGCAGCGGGTTGGGGCAGTGCGTGCGGCGGTGCGCCAGCAGCACGGCCTCGGTGTCGAAGGCCAGACCGCAGTCGAGGCAGAGGAAATGCGACTCCCCGCTGTGGCCCCCCAGGTGCTGCTCCAGCGCCGGCGGCGAGGGCAGCACCTTGCTGCAGAGCGGGCACTGGAAGGCGCCCAGGCGGTGGCACCGCaggtgcagctgcagctggtgcgCGGTGGCGAAGAGCTGCTGGCACTCGGCGCAGCGCTGCTcggccggccgcggcggcggcactggcggcggcggcgctttgGGCTCCTCGGGGCTTTGCTTGAGCTTGTAGCTGTGATCGGCGGGGGCGGGCGACTCGTTAGCGGCGCCGTTAATCGCCGGCGAGGCCAAATGAGCCGCTTGGTGCTCCAGGAAATCTTTGGGGCTCTGGAAGAGCTGCAGGCACTCGCCGCACTCGTACAGGAGCAGCTGCACCGTGGCCGAAccgccgcccgccgctcccgcgccttcctcctcgtcctcctcttcctcctcgtcctcctcctccggTTTGCGGTAGGAATGTTCCAGATCCACCAGCGCCTGGTTCTGCCCCGGCGCGGCCGCGCCGGCGGCGCGGTGGCTCTGGCGGTGGGCGAGCCAAACCTCCTGGCTGGCGAACAGCGCCTTGCACTCCACGCACTCATAGTGGATGGCGCCGGGGGGTGGTTtggcgccgggggggggcggcggcggaggcggggtCGGGGTCTCCGTGTCCTGCCCCACCATCTTGATGTGCATCTCCTGGTGCTCCAGCAGCTGCCCCGGCGACACCAGTAACTGCCCGCACTCCAGGCACTGGTACTGGCTGCTCTCCGGCACCGCCAGCGCTTGGTAGTCGCCGGCCAGTCCCACCAGTTCGTAGTggtgcggggggtgcgggggcccCCCCAggtggtgctgctggtgcaggAGGGCGTCCTCCAGCGAGGCCGAGAGGTGGCTGCACTCCGAGCACACGTAGCGATGCTCCACCAGCAGCACCGTCTCCTCGGGCGGCGACGACATGGCGGCGGcaaagggggggggcggggggtaaaaaaaataatagattggggtgggggggggagggcaaggggaggggagagctggggagggagaaaaaaagccgGGGGGGGACATGTCAGAGAGGAGAGGAAGCGGGAGGGGGGGGAAGCACAGCCTGACTGAGGTCCTTGGGGGGACCCCCCCTCTTTGACCTgacggggggggttgggggtgtccCCCAGGCCTCAGGGTGCTCctgacagccccccccccagtctctcAGGgaccccccagatccctcagggtccccctcaccccctcccagTCTCTCAGGGAACCCCCAGAACCATCAGggtccccctgacccccccccccgatcTCTCACAgaccccccagatccctcagggtccccctgaccccccccccggtCTCTCAGggaccccccagggaccccccccccccatatctCTCAGAATCCCCCTgaccccccagatccctcaggccccccccaactcccccagggacaccccccctcAGTCCCTCCAGATTCTTCAGGgcccctctgacccccccagatccctcatGGCCCCCCCGACCACCCAAGATCCCCCCCCGACCCCTTAAATCACCCCCCCAGTCCAACAGACCCGGCACCCCCTCAGGGCCCCCCACAGTTCCCCTCaggacctgccccccccccagcccctaacACCCCTCTCAGGGCCCCCCAAAATACCTCAGagccccccccctcgcccccaacAGAGTGTTGTGTCCCCCCATCCTATGGCCTCTCCTCAGAACACCCCCAGACCCCTGTtaccccccccccagaccctttCAGgactgccccagcccccccttaAACCACACAGGAACCCCCCCAGGCCTCCTCatgacccccccagacccctgttACCGCCCTCAGGACCCCCTCAGCCCCCTGTTACCCCTTtaacccccccagctccccttaCCCACCATgaagacccccccagacccctgtgaccccccttataaccccccagaccccttcagcCCCCTGTtacccccctcacac from Athene noctua chromosome 33, bAthNoc1.hap1.1, whole genome shotgun sequence includes:
- the ZNF574 gene encoding zinc finger protein 574 — its product is MSSPPEETVLLVEHRYVCSECSHLSASLEDALLHQQHHLGGPPHPPHHYELVGLAGDYQALAVPESSQYQCLECGQLLVSPGQLLEHQEMHIKMVGQDTETPTPPPPPPPPGAKPPPGAIHYECVECKALFASQEVWLAHRQSHRAAGAAAPGQNQALVDLEHSYRKPEEEDEEEEEDEEEGAGAAGGGSATVQLLLYECGECLQLFQSPKDFLEHQAAHLASPAINGAANESPAPADHSYKLKQSPEEPKAPPPPVPPPRPAEQRCAECQQLFATAHQLQLHLRCHRLGAFQCPLCSKVLPSPPALEQHLGGHSGESHFLCLDCGLAFDTEAVLLAHRRTHCPNPLHRCPCGKAFVNMTKFLYHRRTHGPAAPPPPPEPPAPPPPPLAVIYAPPAAAEPPAPAYRCLMCAKAFSKAPQLARHQRFVHRLERRHKCPTCGKMFKKKSHVRNHLLTHTGERPFACQECGKSFNSQANLLRHRLTHTGERPYECELCHKRFTQSSTLRQHLFVHSRRYPYKCQECGVRFHRPYRLLMHRYHHTGEYPYKCQQCGRSFLLRRLLEVHQLSHAGRQPHVCAGCGAAFVTALQLREHKCGKISRRFECPTCGKKVNSAARLRAHERLHNPPGAAVSPPAVTAPPTAPPRPRPPCAKTFECGDCKKLFSTETSLQVHRRIHTGERPYPCPDCGKAFRQSTHLKDHRRLHTGEKPFKCEECGKAFAIAVRLAEHRRIHTGERPYRCEACGKAYRSFSNLWKHRKLHQQQQHQQQPQQQPDADNTVADAPADYGAALAVVETIEIYPALPENQPPAEEGALGDGGGAGGGVN